The Pseudomonadota bacterium genomic sequence CCGATCGCCAGGGGACACAGGCCGGCAGCTACTGCGGCCGCCGGACCGCTCGAGCTCCCGCCCGCCTGGCGGGCCCGGTTGTACGGATTGCGAACCGTGCCGTGGTGCATGTTGTGGCTTTCGGGGCTCACCCCGATCTCGTACATATTGGCCTTGCCAACCAGCAGAGCGCCCGCCTCACGCAGGCGTGCCACCACGGTCGCGTCTTGGGAGGCTGGCTCCCGGCCCAGGAACGCGGTCCCCACGCTGGTCGGGTAACCCGCCACGTGCAGCTCGTCCTTGATGACCACCGGCACGCCGTCGAGCGGCCCCCTGGCGCCACCATTGCGGTAGCGTGCGGCCGCGTCACGGGCTTGTGCGCGCAGGTCTTGCGGGTCGTGGGCCAACATGACCCGAAGCGGGGGGCTGGCGCTGGCGTCGGCAGCGATCGCCTGCAGCAGCGACTCGGCTACCTCCTGTGGACTCGCACGGCCTTCGGTGTACGCGCGCACGAAGTCACGAGCCGACAGCACATCTGATACGCTCGACGCTGGCGAGGCATCGCTTGCTCCCTCGTGCATGTCGCGCTCCCCCTCGCGGGGCCGCACCAGCGGCATAAACGTCGGTGGGACATCGAGCTGTGCGCCCTGCAGCTTTGGGACTCCTGCCGCCGCCAGCAGCTGCTTGATGATCGGCTCGCCGGTGACACGTGACGTCGCCAGTCGTGCAAACGCCCTCAACGCTGGGCCGGACAAGACCGGAAGCCGCAGTCGTGTTAGGTCGTAGCTGCCCACGGCTCCTGTCTAGCCGAATGCCGCCTTCTCCGCCATGTGTCCGGCGTGGCACCTCAGAGCGAACGCCCTAGCAGGCCATGCGAAGGACCGGCCACACAATAACCTGTGCAGATCGCAGGGGACCGGGAGTCGCTAGCAAGGCGCGACGACGAGGAATTTCGAGGAGGGGCAACACAGCCAGCGGCGTTTGGAGCCTGGGAGTGGGCAGGTTATTTTGTGGCGGGTCCTAACTTGCCGCTATGCTAGCTTCGCACGAGAATGCAATGCCAGTGGGACCGAAGGCCAATCTGGGTTGGTCCGCGTTCGCGACGGTTGCCGTGGCGGCGTGCTTGCTTGTTCAGGACTTGGTACCGGTGCGAGCGCAGACGGTGCGCCCGTCAGCACAGCACCGGGTGGCAGCCGCCAGAGCATACGACCGCGGAACCGCCCTGTATCTCGCCGGGGAGTACGCTGGCGCGGCTCAATGGTTCGAGACGGCCGATCGCATGGCGCCGGCCGCTCCGGCCCTGCTGCAAGCGATACGGGCGCACCAGCGAGCTGGCAACGCGCTGAGGGCTGCCAGCTTGTCGCTCCGGTTGCTGTACGAGTATCCGAAGGAAAGAAAGGTGGCGCGCTACGCGAGGAGCATCCTAGCCAAGACGCGCGGCCAGTTCCTGCGGGTGGAGGCCAGGTGCGTAGGGGCATGGCTTCTCATCAATCCCGAGCAGAACGTGCTCGCGCGGGAGGATTGCACCATCGAGCTGGACGGGATACTGCAGGAGCACCCTTCGTTTTTCGTTGCGCCCGGCGCTACGCATCGCATCGTAGCGCACTTCAGGACGGGAGACGTGGCCAAGGCCGTGTCCGGCAAGAAGGGTGATTCGATCGTGGTCGAGTTCCGCGTGCCGCTCAAGAAGCCCTAGGAACAGGTAGTCTCGCTAGTACGAAGAATAGAACTGGAAGTTGAGCTTGACCCGCTCGCACGCTCGGGCAACCGGCTTGCCGTTGTATGTTGGGGGCTTGTACCGCCACTTGCTCAAGGCCTCCGCCGCTGCATCTTCGAACATGCCCGGGGGCTCGGCGCCGACAACGACAATGTCTTTGACGCTGCCCTGCGCCGTCACGGTGAATGCGGCGTCGATCCAACCCTCGACCCCGTATCCAACGGCCTTGCGCGGATAGGCGGGACGAACGCGGGTCGTGGGAACGAGGGCCGTGTCTTCTTTTTGGTCTACCTTGGGACGGCGGGAGCCGCCTTCGAGTCTCGCCAGCTCTGCATGGCCTCCCGGCGCCAGCCCGCGTTTTAGCTGAACGCGCAGCATCTCGATGGCGCTGTTCGTATAGCCGAGCTTGGCCACGCACAGCGCGCTTGCAAGGTTCACGCGCGCTGAAAGACAGGCGTCGAGCTCTTCCCAAGACTTTCCGTGGTCGTTGACTCGCTGCAGGTAATTGACACAGTTGCCGTCCTGGTTGAGCGCCATGGCTTCGCTGTACGTGGCTGGAAGCTTGCTGCTCCGTATCACGTACGAGGGCTTCTCCTCGGGGGCCGGGGTCTTTGCGCCACCGCACGCAACGAGCAGGGCCGCCAGCCCAAAGGCTCCACCGGCTTTGTGCATGCTCGTCATCGTGCCACGTCAGGTCCGTCCCAATCTGTCAATTCCTCCACGATCTGCCCCGCTTCGTCAACTCATCGGGCATCGAGCCATGCTCGCTAGAGCGGAAAAACGAGACGTTGTAAGCTCCAGTGGGCTCGGGATACACTGTCATTGATGCCAAGAGCACGCAGCGTGGCCGTGGCCGTCCTGGGACTCAGCCTTGTCCATTGCGGCGGCAACCAGCCAGCGGGCGCAGGCGGCTTTGGCGGCCTCGTGCGGGGCTCTGGTGGCGCTGGCGGCTTTGGCGGTTTTGGCGCTCCGGGTGGCTTCAACCCCAATCCGAGCATCTCCTAGAGCACGACGAGCGTTCGCCATGGCCGAGTACAAGGCACCCCTCAGAGACGTGCGGTTCCTGCTTGACGAAGTCTTCAGGGCGCAGGAACTCTGGGCTTCCGTGCCGGCGCTTCGGGCGACGGTAGACCCGGACACGGCTGCAGCGATCCTGGAG encodes the following:
- a CDS encoding energy transducer TonB, whose amino-acid sequence is MTSMHKAGGAFGLAALLVACGGAKTPAPEEKPSYVIRSSKLPATYSEAMALNQDGNCVNYLQRVNDHGKSWEELDACLSARVNLASALCVAKLGYTNSAIEMLRVQLKRGLAPGGHAELARLEGGSRRPKVDQKEDTALVPTTRVRPAYPRKAVGYGVEGWIDAAFTVTAQGSVKDIVVVGAEPPGMFEDAAAEALSKWRYKPPTYNGKPVARACERVKLNFQFYSSY